Within Paenibacillus sabinae T27, the genomic segment TAATGTGCTGTCGCTGGCGGTTATCCTGCTCATCCGCAATCCCGGTCATACAGCGCAGGGCGTGCTTTCCGTGGCGGATAAGTCCCGGGATGGGCAAAAAGAACCAGCGGCCGCATTAGAGCTAACCCCGGGGCAGCGGTATTGGAAAAGGTACTACGCGCTTATTCGGGCTTTCACCCTGGCGCCTTTCGTCGGGTTCATTCCGTTTCTGCTGTACCGCAGACTGGAAATTGGCCTGTTCTACTTCGGCCTTGTTCTCAGCCTATTCACATTGCTCGGCTTCATCTCCGCGAGATATGCCGTACGTGTCGGCGTGAAGATCGGGGAGAACCGGCTGGTCATCGCTACTACGCTCCTGTCGGTCCTTTCCATGATTGTAGTCGGGCTGTCTCAGCATATCGGCAGCGCGGCTGTGGCTATTGCCCTCATGGGTCTGGCCTCCGGCGGAGCGAGACCGCTGGCCGCGGGGCAGTTGAACGGATCGGGAATGAGACCGGCCGAGCGTACTGCTGTTCTCTCATCCATGGAGCGGATGTACGGTTTCTGGAACGCGCTGCTGCTCATTGCCGGAGGATTTGTGCTGCAAGAGTTCGGCCTGCGTATATTGATGTTCGGCTTGGCGGCCGCTTTCTTCCTGGCTTCTGCCGTCTCGCTGCTCCTGCGCCGGGGCAAGACATCGGCTCAGCCTGTAACCGGGCAGCTCCCATCATAATTTAAGGAGAGATGATTAAATGAATATTCGCTATTTGGGGCATTCCTGCTTTTTAGTCCGCCACGGAGAGCATACCGTTGTTATTGATCCTTTTCTGACAGGTAATCCGCTGGCGGCGGCCCGGCCTGAAGACATACAGGCTTCCGCCGTGCTGGTCACGCACGGCCATGGGGATCATGTCGGGGACGCAGCAGCCATTGCTGCCCGCTGCGGCTGTCCGGTCATTGCAAACTATGAGGTCTCCCTGCATCTGTCCCAGCAGGGGGCTCAGGTTGAGCCTATGCATATTGGAGGCGCCCGGACCTTTCCGTGGGGAACGGTCAAGCTGACGCAAGCTTTTCACGGATCAGGTATCGAGCTTGAGGGCGGCGGCTTCAAAGAAGGGGGAATGCCGGCGGGCATCCTGCTGACAATGGGTCCGTACACCTTCTATCATGCGGGGGATACCGCTTTGTTCGGTGATATGAAAATGCTTGGAGAATTGAACCGGATCGACGCAGCGGCGCTGCCGATCGGGGATGTGTTCACCATGGGTCCGGACGATTCCCTGATTGCGGCCTCCTGGTTAAAGGCGGGGCTGTACATCCCGATGCACTACAACACGTTTCCACCAATTCGTCAGGATGCGGACGCATGGCTGGAGCGGCTGAGAAGCCAAGGCCAGTCCGGTACAGTGCTGAAGCCGGGTGAATCCTGTGATATTAAGCGGACGGATGCTGCCGTAATAAGCGGGAGATCTTCCGTAGAATAGCGGGCATTGCCTGGAGAATTGCTGCGGGATGATTAAGCAGGACACTCAGCGCAGGTTTTTTACGCAGCTTCAAACGACTATAACTGCTAAGCGGATCGGCCAAGGGACACCCCTTATGACCGGTCCGTTTTTTCGTTTTACGGCAGACTGCCCCTTTACCAAGACCCTGTTTTCTTAAGCCGCTTTCCGACCTACGGGTGATTTCCATTTGTTACCCGATCCGGTATACTGAGTGCAAATGTGTATGGACCGGAGGTTTGCCATGCTCTCCATCGAGAAGCAGATCGTATATCTGATATCCTGTGCTTCCGTCATCGAGGTTCAGGAACTGGTTCTATTATATGAAGCGGATGGCCGTTCAGGGCAATATATCCGAAATGTGCTGGCCAGATTGAAGAAAATGGGGTACATCGAATCGGTCGAGCGGTCCCGTTACCGGATCACCGAGGTTGGAGATTCGTTTGTCCGGTCGTTCAATCAGAAGCCGGAGCTTTCGGCCAAAGAATGGGACCGGAAGTGGCAGCTCGTCATGTTTGAATTTCCCGATGGCATGCGGAAGCACCGCCAGCTGCTTGTTTCACACCTTCGCATCCTGGGATTTGGCCGCCTGTATGACAGCGTCTATATTTCGCCCTGGGACCAATCGGACAACTTAAAGCAGTATGTGGCCGAGAATAAATTGGAGCCTTATTTGACCATAGCTGCGGGATGTGCAATCCCGGATATTATCAGCTCTAGGCAGGCGGGAGAAATTTGGCCGCTTGATGAGATCAACCGAATGTATATGGAGAAGGAAGAGGGGTTCCTTGCCGATTTCCTCTCCAGAGCTGAACGCCCCCAGGCGGATGACCGGGAAACCTTTCTGCTGTTTCTAGAAATAGGCAACGTGATTAGTGAAATGGGGTTAATTGATCCCATTCTGCCTGCGTGTCTGCTGCCCGGCTATTGGAGAGGGAATGAGATTCTGGGAAAAATGTTCGCCTGCATGCGCCGGCTTGGGAGCGCTTTGCCCTCCGATTCCGTGTACCGAAAGTATGTACGGCTGTAATTGTGCGGCTATTAGCGAGATTCCTATTTTCACCGAATTTTCGATTTAACCGCATCCCCGCCTGCTTATTTGTCCCGCACCCCCTTTAAGAGATATAATGAGAGGAGTATAATATAAGGGACTGCGTCTAATTACTGTTGAAAGAGAGCGATAACGTATGGGCCGTAAGTGG encodes:
- a CDS encoding MFS transporter — encoded protein: MNNVACFYIYRIVSRLYFHLPILFVYFYLQHLSLPIIELLLAVYGLVVMLTAKWNVKLMALMRQTKVIAIGEGLKGIGLLLLVSDTHMGVLLLGQIACGLGYSLAAGTDSSLLRSLFSEQDQKRYQKTESSSASYMFLSVLLAGIAGSMFFGSNIKLPFYLSIASNVLSLAVILLIRNPGHTAQGVLSVADKSRDGQKEPAAALELTPGQRYWKRYYALIRAFTLAPFVGFIPFLLYRRLEIGLFYFGLVLSLFTLLGFISARYAVRVGVKIGENRLVIATTLLSVLSMIVVGLSQHIGSAAVAIALMGLASGGARPLAAGQLNGSGMRPAERTAVLSSMERMYGFWNALLLIAGGFVLQEFGLRILMFGLAAAFFLASAVSLLLRRGKTSAQPVTGQLPS
- a CDS encoding metal-dependent hydrolase; its protein translation is MNIRYLGHSCFLVRHGEHTVVIDPFLTGNPLAAARPEDIQASAVLVTHGHGDHVGDAAAIAARCGCPVIANYEVSLHLSQQGAQVEPMHIGGARTFPWGTVKLTQAFHGSGIELEGGGFKEGGMPAGILLTMGPYTFYHAGDTALFGDMKMLGELNRIDAAALPIGDVFTMGPDDSLIAASWLKAGLYIPMHYNTFPPIRQDADAWLERLRSQGQSGTVLKPGESCDIKRTDAAVISGRSSVE
- a CDS encoding PaaX family transcriptional regulator C-terminal domain-containing protein — protein: MLSIEKQIVYLISCASVIEVQELVLLYEADGRSGQYIRNVLARLKKMGYIESVERSRYRITEVGDSFVRSFNQKPELSAKEWDRKWQLVMFEFPDGMRKHRQLLVSHLRILGFGRLYDSVYISPWDQSDNLKQYVAENKLEPYLTIAAGCAIPDIISSRQAGEIWPLDEINRMYMEKEEGFLADFLSRAERPQADDRETFLLFLEIGNVISEMGLIDPILPACLLPGYWRGNEILGKMFACMRRLGSALPSDSVYRKYVRL